One Streptomyces sp. SAI-135 DNA segment encodes these proteins:
- a CDS encoding NUDIX domain-containing protein, whose amino-acid sequence MTEGVDIPDRRGRTGLDRTGLDLTRNPRVKVREVKLLSSHWYVERATTFDLQRADGTWSTQQRETHDRGNGATMLLYDTERETVLLTRQFRFPVYVNGHPDGLLIETPGGLLDDDDEHPEIAVRREVVEETGHTIGEVRHVFDVYMSPGSVTERVSFYAAEYAPSTRTHEGGGLHEEGEDIEILELPFRRALEMIRTGEIADAKTIMLLQWAALEGPFAK is encoded by the coding sequence ATGACCGAGGGCGTCGACATCCCCGACCGCCGGGGCCGCACCGGACTCGACCGCACCGGCCTGGACCTGACACGCAACCCGCGCGTCAAGGTCCGCGAGGTGAAACTGCTGTCCAGCCACTGGTACGTCGAGCGGGCCACCACGTTCGACCTCCAGCGCGCCGACGGCACCTGGAGCACCCAGCAGCGCGAGACCCACGACCGCGGCAACGGCGCCACCATGCTGCTGTACGACACGGAACGCGAAACCGTGCTGCTCACCCGCCAGTTCCGGTTCCCGGTGTACGTCAACGGGCACCCCGACGGACTGCTGATCGAAACCCCCGGCGGTCTGCTCGACGACGATGACGAGCACCCCGAGATCGCCGTGCGGCGCGAGGTCGTCGAGGAGACCGGGCACACCATCGGCGAGGTCCGCCACGTCTTCGACGTCTACATGAGCCCCGGCTCGGTCACCGAGCGCGTCAGCTTCTACGCCGCCGAGTACGCCCCCTCGACCCGTACCCACGAGGGAGGCGGTCTCCATGAGGAGGGCGAGGACATCGAGATCCTCGAACTGCCCTTCCGCAGAGCCCTGGAGATGATCCGCACCGGGGAGATCGCCGACGCCAAGACCATCATGCTGCTCCAATGGGCGGCTCTGGAGGGCCCGTTCGCCAAGTGA
- a CDS encoding aldo/keto reductase, with translation MRYRTIGTDPATRREVSVLALGAMLFGSRTDEETSFAVLDRYVEAGGNFIDTSDNYAFWEGGGQGGQSEELLGRWRRSRGIGDEIVIATKLGARPLAPGTSYVDNAEGLSAKVIRESAERSRERLGVPKLDLLYAHIEDHKVPLQETVEGFAELVTEGTVGLLGVSNHAVWRVERARALAAAAGLPGYEVLQYAHSHLRPRTDVPEPLFPDGSLGHAGPDLLSYLRAEPALTLVAYSPLLKGAYTHPDRLPADFDHPGTPSRLKALTEVAKETDATVNQVVLAWQLGGDLPVIPLAGVSSVAQLEENLAAVELELTGEQRARLDGVH, from the coding sequence ATGCGCTACCGCACCATCGGCACCGACCCGGCGACCCGCCGCGAGGTCAGCGTCCTCGCGCTCGGCGCGATGCTGTTCGGCTCACGGACCGACGAGGAGACCTCCTTCGCCGTACTCGACCGCTATGTCGAGGCCGGCGGCAATTTCATCGACACGTCCGACAACTACGCCTTCTGGGAGGGCGGCGGACAGGGCGGCCAGAGCGAGGAACTGCTCGGCCGGTGGCGGCGCAGCCGCGGCATCGGCGACGAGATCGTCATCGCCACGAAGCTCGGCGCCCGCCCCCTGGCCCCCGGCACCAGCTACGTCGACAACGCGGAGGGCCTGTCGGCCAAGGTGATCCGTGAGTCGGCGGAACGCAGCCGGGAACGCCTCGGCGTGCCCAAGCTGGACCTCCTGTACGCGCACATAGAGGACCACAAGGTCCCGCTCCAGGAGACGGTGGAGGGATTCGCCGAACTGGTCACCGAGGGCACCGTGGGTCTGCTGGGCGTGAGCAACCACGCGGTGTGGCGGGTGGAGCGGGCCCGTGCCCTGGCGGCGGCGGCAGGCCTGCCGGGCTACGAGGTCCTCCAGTACGCCCACAGCCATCTGCGCCCCCGCACCGACGTCCCGGAGCCCCTCTTCCCCGACGGCAGCCTCGGCCACGCGGGCCCGGACCTGCTGAGCTACCTGCGCGCGGAGCCCGCCCTCACCCTGGTCGCGTACTCGCCCCTCCTCAAGGGCGCCTACACCCACCCGGACCGCCTCCCCGCCGACTTCGACCACCCGGGCACGCCGTCCCGCCTGAAGGCCCTGACGGAGGTGGCGAAGGAAACGGACGCCACCGTCAACCAGGTGGTCCTGGCCTGGCAGCTCGGCGGCGATCTGCCCGTCATCCCGCTCGCCGGGGTGTCGTCCGTGGCCCAGCTGGAGGAGAACCTGGCGGCGGTGGAGCTGGAGCTCACGGGGGAGCAGCGGGCCCGGTTGGACGGGGTTCACTGA
- a CDS encoding TetR/AcrR family transcriptional regulator, whose protein sequence is MVNGPGNDPARRASDRGRYGRLNRERVLAAALDLVDQEGLSALSMRRLGAELGVEAMALYRYAASKEALLDGLVEALYLELEERLTAEQGRGDETTGAPGWRTGLHRVARATYDVCFDHPQAVPLLTTRMLAVPLARRPPAVLRDHERVLVLLREAGFDDDRVAVAFRAFTAWLLGYVSVELRPMVDNPDESDPAFRLGLHRMPPQELPALRDIAPALADRGGPEGLAAGLDALLDRFTDTA, encoded by the coding sequence ATGGTCAACGGACCCGGAAACGACCCAGCACGTCGCGCGAGCGATCGCGGGCGCTACGGCAGGCTCAATCGCGAGCGCGTGCTGGCAGCCGCCCTCGACCTGGTCGACCAGGAGGGGTTGTCGGCCCTGAGCATGCGGCGGCTCGGGGCCGAGCTGGGCGTGGAGGCGATGGCGCTGTACCGGTATGCGGCGAGCAAGGAGGCCCTGCTGGACGGTCTGGTCGAGGCCCTCTACCTCGAACTGGAGGAGCGGCTGACCGCCGAACAGGGGCGCGGGGACGAGACCACCGGGGCACCCGGATGGCGTACGGGGCTCCATCGCGTCGCGCGGGCGACCTACGACGTCTGCTTCGACCATCCCCAGGCGGTACCGCTGCTGACCACGCGCATGCTGGCGGTGCCGCTCGCCCGTCGGCCGCCGGCCGTGCTCAGGGACCACGAGCGGGTGCTGGTGCTCCTGCGGGAGGCCGGATTCGACGACGACCGGGTGGCCGTCGCCTTCCGGGCCTTCACCGCCTGGCTCCTCGGCTACGTGTCCGTGGAGCTGCGTCCGATGGTGGACAACCCCGACGAGTCGGACCCGGCGTTCCGTCTGGGCCTGCACCGGATGCCACCGCAAGAACTGCCGGCTCTCCGGGACATCGCCCCCGCACTCGCCGACCGCGGCGGACCGGAAGGGCTGGCGGCAGGGCTGGACGCGCTGCTCGACCGGTTCACCGACACGGCGTGA
- a CDS encoding glycosyltransferase — protein MNRPLRVTVVTHAGVIGGAELWLLALLDATDRLDVDAVMLGPGPLDEQFRRRGIPCVTRSTGRTGVAVAASAVSLARRLRVNRPDVVLANGVKAACVCGPAAWLAGVRCVWAKHDYTHPRLMRLLAMLTDDCVATAEGLLLASRHPRAVLVPFPAPEGTALSREAAREELARHGARLAEGHDEPLLLTVSRLVSNKGVDDAIEALAKPGGERWRLAVVGEDAPTEPGERSRLSRLAADLGVRDRVDFTGWIPDAWRIIPGADVAAVLTKPTPSMPYPEGFGAVALEAMRSAVPVITTAGSPVAERVAQPGAANAGIAVPPGDSTEVALALRRLADRDTRAAMGAVGRRLTAAHPGPAECAGRLAQVLSEAARLPGAGLTGTAPVSVVTTVLNEADVIDRLLELLVPQLVEDGDEIVVVDGGSTDGTADRAEAWASKDARIRLLRLPGSGISAGRNAGVRAARNSLIACTDAGCDPGPDWLDRLRAAAAEPVPADLITGVYRVDGHRASARAMSAVGYPVPEEARRPRPWTRVYCRLFGRGLDATMPTGRSMAFSRAAWQDAGGFPEHLRTCEDVLFGRAVVGTGRRAVLASAAEVRWEQRPTLRGTAAMYFRYGEGGGQSADPHLVARDLARAFAYTTAVAAVVTGPRARSVAISAFAVYVSVPLTRVVRRRHWAALPLVPFAAVVRDLAKVAGAGRGLVRGTRADGPAADDPDTDGSP, from the coding sequence ATGAACCGTCCACTGCGCGTCACGGTGGTGACGCACGCCGGAGTCATCGGTGGCGCGGAACTCTGGCTGCTGGCGCTGCTCGACGCCACCGACCGGCTGGACGTGGACGCGGTCATGCTGGGCCCGGGACCGCTGGACGAGCAGTTCCGCCGCAGGGGCATACCGTGCGTCACGCGCTCCACGGGCCGGACCGGAGTGGCCGTGGCGGCCTCCGCGGTGTCCCTCGCGCGCAGGTTGCGGGTGAATCGGCCGGACGTGGTCCTCGCCAACGGGGTCAAAGCGGCGTGTGTGTGCGGACCGGCGGCGTGGCTCGCCGGCGTGCGATGCGTGTGGGCCAAGCACGACTACACCCATCCCCGCCTGATGAGGCTCCTGGCCATGCTCACCGACGATTGCGTGGCGACGGCGGAGGGACTGCTCCTCGCCTCGAGACATCCCCGGGCCGTGCTCGTTCCGTTCCCCGCGCCGGAAGGCACCGCGCTGTCCCGCGAGGCCGCCCGGGAGGAGCTGGCACGACATGGGGCACGGCTCGCGGAGGGCCACGACGAGCCGCTGTTGCTCACCGTCAGCCGTCTGGTCTCCAACAAGGGCGTGGACGACGCGATCGAGGCCTTGGCGAAGCCTGGGGGCGAGCGCTGGCGACTGGCCGTGGTCGGTGAGGACGCGCCGACCGAACCGGGGGAGCGGAGCAGGCTCTCCCGGTTGGCCGCCGATCTCGGAGTGCGTGACCGCGTCGACTTCACGGGCTGGATCCCCGACGCCTGGCGGATCATTCCCGGTGCTGACGTGGCCGCGGTGCTGACCAAGCCCACACCGTCCATGCCCTATCCGGAGGGGTTCGGTGCGGTCGCGCTGGAGGCGATGCGCTCCGCCGTCCCGGTGATCACCACTGCGGGCAGCCCCGTCGCCGAGCGGGTGGCGCAGCCGGGTGCGGCGAACGCTGGGATCGCCGTGCCGCCCGGCGACTCCACCGAGGTGGCTCTGGCGCTGCGGCGTCTGGCGGACCGTGACACCCGTGCCGCCATGGGCGCGGTGGGACGCCGCCTGACCGCAGCTCACCCCGGGCCTGCCGAGTGCGCCGGACGGCTGGCGCAGGTCCTGTCCGAGGCCGCGCGGCTGCCGGGTGCGGGGCTGACCGGGACCGCGCCGGTCTCGGTGGTGACCACCGTGCTCAACGAGGCCGACGTGATCGACCGGCTTCTCGAACTGCTGGTACCCCAACTGGTCGAGGACGGCGACGAGATCGTCGTCGTGGACGGCGGGTCCACCGACGGCACGGCCGACCGGGCCGAGGCCTGGGCCTCGAAGGACGCCCGGATCCGCCTGCTCCGGCTCCCGGGCTCGGGTATCTCGGCCGGACGCAACGCCGGCGTGCGTGCGGCGCGCAACTCGCTGATCGCCTGCACCGACGCGGGCTGTGACCCCGGTCCGGACTGGCTGGACCGGCTTCGCGCGGCGGCGGCGGAGCCCGTCCCGGCCGACCTGATCACGGGCGTCTACCGGGTGGACGGCCACCGAGCGTCGGCCCGTGCCATGTCGGCGGTGGGGTATCCGGTCCCCGAGGAGGCCCGCCGTCCGCGACCGTGGACCCGCGTGTACTGCCGGCTGTTCGGCCGCGGACTCGACGCGACCATGCCCACGGGGCGTTCGATGGCCTTCTCCCGCGCCGCCTGGCAGGACGCCGGGGGCTTTCCCGAACATCTGCGCACCTGTGAGGATGTGCTCTTCGGCCGCGCCGTGGTGGGTACCGGCCGCCGGGCGGTCCTGGCCTCGGCGGCCGAGGTCCGCTGGGAACAACGGCCGACCCTGCGCGGGACGGCGGCGATGTACTTCCGTTACGGCGAGGGCGGCGGACAGTCGGCCGACCCGCACCTGGTGGCCCGGGACCTGGCCAGGGCGTTCGCCTACACCACCGCCGTCGCCGCGGTGGTGACCGGCCCGCGCGCCCGGTCCGTCGCGATCAGCGCGTTCGCGGTCTACGTGTCGGTGCCGCTCACCAGGGTCGTGCGCCGGCGCCACTGGGCGGCGCTGCCCCTGGTCCCCTTCGCGGCGGTGGTGCGCGACCTGGCCAAGGTGGCCGGCGCCGGGCGCGGACTGGTCCGGGGGACGAGAGCGGACGGACCTGCCGCGGACGATCCGGATACGGACGGTTCTCCATGA
- a CDS encoding polysaccharide deacetylase family protein, with translation MTGALPVRSPLVLMYHGVGTRPARKDRDCLFVPPDTLHRQLRGLLDRGWTPLTLDRYLRGDFPRRSVLVTFDDGYLALVEEGLPVLRELGVPATAFVLGGMLGGTATWTAGMPDEPLLDAQGVRALVDAGLDVECHGWDHGDLVNATAGTLARSLVDAAAVVADLTGRRVRAFAYPYGRHDAAARRAVAEAGYEIAFGVHEGAGRYAVPRVDINATETDATFRLKTLRSYPALRRMAGAVPSLRPALHTLIGRAHRP, from the coding sequence ATGACTGGGGCCCTTCCGGTCAGGTCGCCGCTGGTGCTGATGTACCACGGTGTCGGCACACGGCCCGCCCGAAAGGACCGGGACTGCTTGTTCGTACCGCCCGACACGCTCCACAGACAGCTGCGGGGACTTCTCGACCGCGGCTGGACGCCCCTGACGCTCGACCGGTACCTGCGCGGTGACTTCCCACGGCGCAGCGTGCTGGTGACGTTCGACGACGGTTACCTGGCCCTGGTGGAGGAAGGGCTGCCGGTCCTGCGCGAGCTGGGGGTACCCGCGACGGCCTTTGTGCTCGGCGGCATGCTGGGCGGCACCGCCACATGGACGGCCGGGATGCCCGACGAACCACTCCTGGACGCGCAGGGCGTACGCGCCCTGGTCGATGCGGGGTTGGACGTCGAATGCCACGGATGGGACCACGGCGACCTGGTGAACGCCACGGCCGGGACCTTGGCCCGCAGCCTCGTGGACGCCGCTGCGGTGGTGGCCGACCTCACCGGGAGGCGTGTCCGCGCCTTCGCCTATCCCTACGGAAGGCACGACGCCGCCGCACGCAGAGCGGTGGCCGAAGCCGGATACGAGATCGCCTTCGGCGTGCACGAGGGTGCCGGACGCTACGCCGTCCCCCGTGTCGACATCAACGCCACCGAGACCGACGCGACCTTCCGCCTGAAGACCTTGCGGAGCTATCCCGCCCTGCGCCGGATGGCCGGGGCGGTGCCGTCGTTGCGCCCCGCCCTGCACACGCTGATCGGCCGCGCCCACCGGCCGTGA